The following are encoded together in the Triticum dicoccoides isolate Atlit2015 ecotype Zavitan chromosome 6B, WEW_v2.0, whole genome shotgun sequence genome:
- the LOC119323676 gene encoding gallate 1-beta-glucosyltransferase-like yields the protein MGEEAPAAVTAAAATSPAPHLLLICFPGQGHVNPMLRLAKRFAAKGLLVTFSSTSYVGGKITASSGVEAGGDGVPLGHGTIRFEFLDDDFDGNDLDDLMRHLETTGPVVFAELLRRQDEAGRPVTCVVGNPFLPWAIDVAHDAGIPTAVLWVQSCAVFSLYYHHVHGLVEFPPEDDLDARVNLPGLPALSVADVPSFLLPSNPYKLLTDAILKQFRTIHKASWVFVNSFYELEPDVVDALPGISPPPPPLIPVGPLVELEEEGAVRGDMIKAADDCVGWLDAQAPRSVVYASLGSVVVLSAEELAEMAHGLASTGRPFLWVVRPDCSAMLPEGYLDSVAGRGMVVPWSPQDLVLAHPSTACFLTYCGWNSTLETLAAGLPVVAFPQWGDQCTDAKYLVEEFKMGVRIGTPLRRDAVRDAVEDVVAGPDAGAMFEKARAWSAAARTAVAAGGSSDRHVQAFVDQVVAGTIGARADKALVAAEQQGFDSSSLRGN from the coding sequence ATGGGCGAGGAGGCCCCGGCCGCGGtcaccgcggcggcggcgacgtcgCCGGCGCCCCACTTGCTCCTCATATGCTTCCCGGGGCAGGGCCACGTCAACCCCATGCTCCGCCTCGCCAAGCGCTtcgcggccaagggtctcctggtcACCTTCTCCTCGACCTCCTACGTTGGAGGCAAGATCACGGCCTCCTCCGGGGTGGAGGCTGGCGGCGACGGCGTGCCGCTCGGCCACGGAACGATCCGGTTCGAGTTCTTGGACGACGATTTCGACGGGAACGACCTCGACGACCTGATGAGGCACCTGGAGACGACCGGCCCGGTGGTGTTCGCGGAGCTGCTGAGGCGCCAGGACGAGGCGGGACGCCCTGTGACGTGCGTCGTCGGGAACCCGTTCCTCCCGTGGGCTATCGACGTCGCCCACGACGCCGGCATCCCCACGGCGGTGCTGTGGGTGCAGTCGTGCGCCGTGTTCTCGCTCTACTACCACCACGTGCACGGGCTCGTGGAGTTCCCGCCCGAGGACGACCTCGACGCCCGGGTCAACCTCCCGGGCCTCCCGGCGCTGTCCGTCGCCGACGTGCCGTCGTTCCTGCTGCCGTCGAACCCCTACAAGCTCCTCACCGACGCGATACTGAAGCAGTTCCGTACCATCCACAAGGCGTCGTGGGTGTTCGTCAACTCCTTCTATGAGCTGGAGCCCGACGTGGTGGACGCGCTCCCGggcatctcgccgccgccgccgccactcatcCCCGTGGGACCGCTCGTGGAGCTGGAGGAGGAGGGCGCCGTGCGCGGCGACATGATCAAGGCGGCGGACGACTGCGTGGGGTGGCTGGACGCGCAGGCGCCGCGCTCCGTCGTGTACGCGTCGCTCGGCAGCGTCGTGGTGCTGTCCGCCGAGGAGCTGGCCGAGATGGCGCACGGGCTCGCGTCCACCGGCCGCCCCTTCCTGTGGGTGGTTCGGCCGGACTGCAGCGCGATGCTCCCGGAAGGGTACCTGGACTCCGTCGCCGGGCGCGGCATGGTGGTGCCGTGGAGCCCGCAGGACCTGGTGCTCGCGCACCCGTCCACGGCGTGCTTCCTCACGTACTGCGGCTGGAACTCCACGCTGGAGACGCTCGCGGCTGGGCTTCCCGTGGTGGCGTTCCCGCAGTGGGGCGACCAGTGCACGGACGCCAAGTACCTTGTGGAGGAGTTCAAGATGGGGGTGCGCATCGGCACGCCGCTGCGGAGGGACGCCGTGCGCGACGCCGTGGAGGACGTCGTGGCCGGGCCGGACGCCGGCGCGATGTTCGAGAAGGCCAGAGCGTGGAGCGCGGCGGCGAGGACGGCCGTGGCGGCCGGCGGGTCGTCGGACCGCCACGTACAGGCGTTTGTTGACCAGGTTGTGGCGGGAACCATTGGCGCACGAGCAGATAAGGCCCTTGTGGCTGCGGAGCAGCAAGGTTTCGATTCATCTTCTCTACGTGGAAACTAA